One Cervus canadensis isolate Bull #8, Minnesota chromosome 12, ASM1932006v1, whole genome shotgun sequence DNA window includes the following coding sequences:
- the SCRIB gene encoding protein scribble homolog isoform X10, with product MLKCIPLWRCNRHVESVDKRHCSLQAVPEEIYRYSRSLEELLLDANQLRELPKPFFRLLNLRKLGLSDNEIQRLPPEVANFMQLVELDVSRNDIPEIPESIKFCKALEIADFSGNPLSRLPEGFTQLRSLAHLALNDVSLQALPGDVGNLANLVTLELRENLLKSLPASLSFLVKLEQLDLGGNDLEVLPDTLGALPNLRELWLDRNQLSALPPELGNLRRLVCLDVSENRLEELPAELGGLVLLTDLLLSQNLLQRLPDGIGQLKQLSILKVDQNRLCEVTEAIGDCENLSELILTENLLTALPHSLGKLTKLTNLNVDRNHLEVLPPEIGGCVALSVLSLRDNRLAVLPPELAHTAELHVLDVAGNRLQSLPFALTHLNLKALWLAENQAQPMLRFQTEDDAQTGEKVLTCYLLPQQPLPSLEDPGLRSSPSESWGDAPLSRVSVIQFLEAPVGDDDPEEAAAEKRGLQRRATPHPSELKVMKRGVERRSEATSCRPDPVPPSPSEEEKRLSIESGLSADSHLSAGTASQGEPEGPLAEEEGLSQQEPMPATQEEVMEETYEELSQPTVRFAEDTLLLPREDGESEEGQPEAPWPLPGGRQRLIRKDTPHYKKHFKISKLPQPEAVVALLQGTPPDSEGPVGAGGWHNGPHMSWAPRAEEEEEGEAEEEEDGAAAAAEEEKAAASAPSVKANNLLIEPARIEEEEGIFISRVSEEGPAARAGVRVGDKLLEVNGVALQDAEHQQAVEALRGAGATVHMRLWRERMVEPENAVTVTALRPEDDYSPRERRGGSLRLPLLPPEPPRPPRQRHVACLVRSEKGLGFSIAGGKGSTPYRAGDGGIFISRIAEGGAAHRAGTLQVGDRVLSINGVDMTEARHDHAVSLLTAASPTIALLLEREAGGPRAPSPPPHSSPPPTAAPAAPGEPGPLRLSPGLLAAALEGPYPVEEICLPRAGGPLGLSIVGGSDHSSHPFGVQEPGVFISKVLPRGLAARSGLRVGDRILAVNGQDVREATHQEAVSALLRPCLELVLLVRRDPPPPGMRELCIQKAPGERLGISIRGGAKGHAGNPCDPTDEGIFISKVSPTGAAGRDGRLRVGLRLLEVNQQSLLGLTHGEAVQLLRSVGDTLTVLVCDGFDTSTATPEVSPGVIANPFAAGLGRRNSLESISSIDRELSPEGPGKVRAARSQQPLGWEPKAIGPDHCLLCSQEKELPGQIPLWGPEATGRSPESLKPACQAPAATPGAGSVQRVLPGSGEMAEVPCSPGHQQPPSPPSPAELPANVKQAYRTFAAVPGLHPPLDTPAQPPMPGPTASPEQLSFRERQKYFELEMRVPQAEGPPKRVSLVGADDLRKMQEEEARKLQQKKAQMLREAAADTVRPEADAPEDEEPEEEPPWAGQGPAAEGLGPASPPPQGGGAPVRTAKAERRHQERLRVQSPELPAPERALSPAERRALEAEKRALWRAARMKSLEQDALRAQMVLSKSQEGRSKRGPLERLAEAPSPAPTPSPTPLEDLGPQTGTSPGRLALSGRKFDYRVFAALPSSRPVYDMQSPDFTEELRSLEPPPSPGLPEEDGEVAMVLLGRPSPGSAGPEEVALCSSRRAVRPGRRGLGPVPS from the exons ATGCTCAAGTGCATCCCGCTCTGGCGCTGCAACCGGCACGTGGAGTCGGTGGACAAGCGGCACTGCTCGCTGCAGGCCGTGCCCGAGGAGATCTACCGGTACAGCCGCAGCCTGGAGGAGCTGCTCCTCGACGCCAACCAGCTGCGCGAGCTGCCCAAG CCCTTCTTTAGGCTACTGAACCTGCGCAAGCTGGGCCTGAGCGACAATGAGATCCAGCGGTTGCCTCCGGAGGTGGCCAACTTCATGCAGCTGGTGGAGCTGGATGTGTCCCGGAATG ACATCCCTGAGATTCCTGAGAGCATCAAGTTCTGCAAAGCTCTGGAGATTGCTGACTTCAGTGGGAATCCCTTGTCCAG GCTCCCCGAAGGCTTCACTCAGCTACGCAGTCTGGCTCACCTGGCGCTAAATGACGTGTCCCTGCAGGCGCTGCCTGGGGACGTGGGCAA CCTTGCCAACCTGGTGACCCTGGAGCTCCGGGAGAATCTGCTCAAGTCCCTGCCTGC GTCCCTGTCTTTCCTGGTCAAGCTGGAACAGCTGGATTTGGGAGGCAACGATCTGGAAGTGCTG CCTGACACCCTGGGGGCCCTGCCCAACCTGAGGGAGCTGTGGCTGGACCGGAACCAGCTATCTGCCCTGCCCCCG GAGCTCGGGAATCTGCGGCGCCTGGTGTGCCTGGACGTGTCTGAGAACCGGCTGGAGGAGCTGCCTGCGGAGCTTGGGGGGCTGGTGCTGCTCACTGACCTGTTGCTCTCCCAGAATCTGCTGCAGCGGCTTCCGGACGGCATCG GTCAGCTGAAGCAGTTGTCCATCTTGAAGGTGGACCAGAATCGCCTGTGTGAGGTGACAGAAGCCATCGGGGACTGTGAGAACCTGTCGGAGCTGATCCTCACAGAGAACCTGCTGACG GCCCTGCCCCACTCCTTGGGGAAACTGACCAAGCTGACCAACCTCAACGTGGACCGGAACCACCTAGAGGTACTGCCACCCGAGATTGGGGGTTGCGTGGCACTCAGCGTCCTCTCTTTGAGGGACAACCGCCTGGCCGTCCTGCCACCAGAGCTTGCCCACACAGCTGAGCTACACGTGCTGGATGTGGCGGGCAACAG gctgcaGAGTCTGCCATTCGCACTCACGCACCTCAACCTGAAGGCCTTGTGGCTAGCAGAGAACCAGGCGCAGCCCATGCTTCGGTTCCAGACCGAGGATGACGCCCAGACAGGCGAGAAGGTGCTCACCTGCTACCTGCTGCCTCAGCAGCCGCTGCCCAGCCTTG AGGACCCTGGGCTGCGGAGCAGCCCTTCGGAAAGCTGGGGTGACGCCCCGCTCAGCCGTGTCAGCGTCATCCAGTTCCTGGAGGCCCCCGTGGGTGACGACGACCCGGAGGAAGCCGCTGCTGAGAAACGG GGTCTGCAGCGTCGGGCTACGCCACACCCCAGCGAGCTCAAGGTGATGAAGAGGGGTGTGGAGCGCCGGAGCGAAGCCACCTCCTGCAGGCCTGACCCTGTGCCACCCTCACCCTCCGAGGAG GAGAAGAGGCTGAGCATTGAGTCTGGCCTGAGTGCAGACTCGCACCTGTCTGCCGGCACAGCCTCCCAGGGCGAGCCTGAGGGCCCGCTGGctgaggaggaggggctgagccAGCAGGAACCCATGCCAGCCACCCAGGAGGAGGTCATGGAGGAGACCTACGAGGAG CTCTCACAGCCCACCGTGCGCTTCGCGGAGGACACGCTGCTCCTGCCCAGGGAGGATGGCGAGAGTGAGGAGGGCCAGCCAGAGGCGCCCTGGCCCCTGCCAGGGGGCAGACAGAGGCTCATCCGCAAAGACACGCCCCACTACAAGAAGCACTTCAAGATCTCCAAGCTGCCCCAGCCTGAGGCCGTGGtggccctcctgcaggggacacCGCCAGACAGTGAGGGCccggtgggggctgggggctggcacAACGGCCCGCACATGTCCTGGGCTCCGagagcagaggaagaggaggaaggcgaggctgaggaggaagaggacggggcggcggcagcggcggagGAGGAGAAGGCGGCTGCCTCCGCACCCTCTGTCAAG GCCAATAACCTGCTGATAGAGCCCGCTCGCATTGAGGAGGAAGAG GGCATTTTCATTTCCCGGGTGTCTGAGGAGGGCCCTGCAGCTCGGGCTGGGGTCCGAGTAGGTGACAAGCTCCTTGAG GTGAACGGCGTGGCCCTGCAGGACGCGGAGCACCAGCAGGCTGTGGAGGCGCTGCGTGGGGCGGGCGCCACCGTGCACATGCGGCTGTGGCGGGAGCGCATGGTGGAGCCTGAGAACGCGGTGACCGTCACGGCCCTGCGGCCCGAGGACGACTACAGCCCGCGGGAGCGGCGAGGGGGCAGCCTGCGCCTGCCCCTGCTCCCACCCGAGCCCCCCAGGCCCCCCCGCCAGCGCCACGTGGCCTGCCTTGTGCGCAGCGAGAAGGGGCTGGGCTTCAGCATCGCAGGCGGGAAAGGCTCCACGCCCTACCGGGCCGGCGACGGG GGCATCTTCATCTCCCGCATCGCTGAGGGGGGCGCCGCCCACCGGGCAGGCACCCTGCAGGTCGGCGACCGCGTCCTTTCT ATCAACGGGGTGGACATGACCGAGGCCAGGCACGACCATGCCGTCTCCCTGCTGACCGCCGCCTCGCCCACCATCGCCCTGTTGCTGGAGCGGGAGGCTGGGGGGCCCCGAGCCCCGAGCCCTCCGccccactcctccccaccccccactgctgCCCCTGCTGCCCCAGGGGAGCCCGGGCCTCTGAGGCTGTCCCCTGGTTTGCTGGCCGCTGCCCTGGAGGGGCCGTACCCAGTGGAG GAGATCTGTCTGCCCAGAGCAGGGGGCCCCTTGGGGCTCAGCATCGTTGGGGGCTCCGACCACTCCAGCCACCCATTCGGTGTCCAGGAGCCTGGCGTGTTCATTTCTAAG GTGCTCCCGCGGGGCCTGGCTGCACGCAGCGGCCTGCGGGTCGGGGACCGCATCCTGGCAGTGAATGGGCAGGATGTGCGGGAGGCCACGCACCAGGAAGCGGTCAGCGCCCTGCTCCGGCCCTGCCTGGAGCTGGTACTGCTCGTGCGGAGGGACCCGCCGCCCCCGGGCATGCGGGAACTCTGCATCCAGAAGGCCCCCGGGGAGAGGCTGGGCATCAGCATCCGTGGGGGCGCCAAGGGCCACGCCGGAAACCCCTGCGACCCCACCGATGAGGGCATTTTCATCTCCAAG GTGAGCCCCACGGGAGCAGCTGGGCGAGACGGCCGTCTGCGGGTGGGGCTGCGGCTGCTGGAGGTGAACCAGCAGAGCCTGCTGGGCCTGACACACGGCGAGGCCGTGCAACTGCTGCGCAGCGTGGGCGACACCCTGACCGTGCTGGTCTGCGACGGTTTTGACACCAGCACTGCCACCCCCGAG GTGTCCCCAGGCGTCATCGCCAACCCCTTCGCGGCTGGCCTTGGCCGCCGGAACAGCCTGGAAAGCATCTCCTCCATCGACCGGGAGCTGAGCCCTGAGGGCCCCGGCAAGGTCAGAGCCGCCCGCAGCCAGCAGCCCCTGGGCTGGGAGCCTAAGGCCATTGGCCCCGACCACTGTCTCCTCTGCTCACAGGAGAAGGAGCTGCCCGGACAGATCCCACTGTGGGGCCCGGAGGCCACG GGTCGGAGCCCAGAGAGCCTGAAGCCGGCCTGCCAAGCCCCGGCTGCCACCCCTGGCGCTGGCAGCGTGCAGAGG GTGCTGCCTGGAAGTGGAGAGATGGCTGAGGTCCCCTGCTCCCCTGGCCACCAGCAG CCCCCGTCCCCGCCCTCCCCTGCCGAGCTGCCGGCCAACGTGAAGCAAGCCTATAGGACGTTCGCGGCTGTGCCCGGCCTACACCCGCCTCTGGACACCCCTGCCCAG CCCCCCATGCCCGGGCCCACGGCCTCGCCGGAGCAGCTGTCCTTCCGCGAGCGGCAGAAATACTTCGAGCTGGAGATGCGGGTGCCCCAGGCCGAGGGCCCCCCTAAGCGCGTGTCGCTGGTGGGCGCCGACGACCTGCGGAagatgcaggaggaggagg CCCGCAAGCTACAGCAGAAGAAGGCACAGATGCTGCGCGAGGCAGCGGCCGACACGGTGCGCCCAGAAGCTGATGCTCCTGAGGACGAGGAGCCTGAGGAGGAGCCACCCTGGGCCGGCCAGGGCCCCGCGGCTGAAGG GCTCGGCCCCGCGTCTCCCCCACCGCAGGGAGGCGGTGCCCCAGTGCGGACGGCCAAGGCCGAGCGGCGCCACCAGGAGCGGCTTCGCGTGCAGAGCCCCGAGCTGCCGGCCCCAGAGCGGGCCCTGTCCCCAGCTGAGCGCCGCGCCCTGGAGGCGGAGAAGCGGGCGCTGTGGAGGGCGGCCAG GATGAAGTCCCTGGAGCAGGACGCCCTCCGCGCACAGATGGTCCTCAGCAAGTCCCAGGAGGGCCGAAGCAAGCGGGGGCCCCTGGAGCGCCTGGCCGAGGCCCCCTCGCCCGCACCCACCCCGTCACCCACGCCCTTGGAAG ACCTCGGCCCCCAGACCGGCACCTCCCCAGGACGATTG GCCTTGTCTGGGAGGAAGTTTGACTACAGGGTGTTTGCCGCCCTCCCCTCTTCCAGACCTGTCTATGACATGCAG TCCCCAGATTTCACTGAGGAGCTGAGGTCCTTGGAACCACCTCCAAGCCCAG GTCTGCCAGAGGAGGATGGAGAGGTGGCCATGGTGCTTCTGGGCAGGCCCTCTCCAGGCTCCGCGGGTCCCGAGGAGGTGGCCTTGTGCAGCAGCCGCCGGGCCGTGCGGCCAGGGCGCCGGGGCCTGGGCCCAGTACCCTCCTAG
- the SCRIB gene encoding protein scribble homolog isoform X3, translating to MLKCIPLWRCNRHVESVDKRHCSLQAVPEEIYRYSRSLEELLLDANQLRELPKPFFRLLNLRKLGLSDNEIQRLPPEVANFMQLVELDVSRNDIPEIPESIKFCKALEIADFSGNPLSRLPEGFTQLRSLAHLALNDVSLQALPGDVGNLANLVTLELRENLLKSLPASLSFLVKLEQLDLGGNDLEVLPDTLGALPNLRELWLDRNQLSALPPELGNLRRLVCLDVSENRLEELPAELGGLVLLTDLLLSQNLLQRLPDGIGQLKQLSILKVDQNRLCEVTEAIGDCENLSELILTENLLTALPHSLGKLTKLTNLNVDRNHLEVLPPEIGGCVALSVLSLRDNRLAVLPPELAHTAELHVLDVAGNRLQSLPFALTHLNLKALWLAENQAQPMLRFQTEDDAQTGEKVLTCYLLPQQPLPSLEDPGLRSSPSESWGDAPLSRVSVIQFLEAPVGDDDPEEAAAEKRGLQRRATPHPSELKVMKRGVERRSEATSCRPDPVPPSPSEEEKRLSIESGLSADSHLSAGTASQGEPEGPLAEEEGLSQQEPMPATQEEVMEETYEELSQPTVRFAEDTLLLPREDGESEEGQPEAPWPLPGGRQRLIRKDTPHYKKHFKISKLPQPEAVVALLQGTPPDSEGPVGAGGWHNGPHMSWAPRAEEEEEGEAEEEEDGAAAAAEEEKAAASAPSVKANNLLIEPARIEEEELTLTIVRQTGGLGISIAGGKGSTPYKGDDEGIFISRVSEEGPAARAGVRVGDKLLEVNGVALQDAEHQQAVEALRGAGATVHMRLWRERMVEPENAVTVTALRPEDDYSPRERRGGSLRLPLLPPEPPRPPRQRHVACLVRSEKGLGFSIAGGKGSTPYRAGDGGIFISRIAEGGAAHRAGTLQVGDRVLSINGVDMTEARHDHAVSLLTAASPTIALLLEREAGGPRAPSPPPHSSPPPTAAPAAPGEPGPLRLSPGLLAAALEGPYPVEEICLPRAGGPLGLSIVGGSDHSSHPFGVQEPGVFISKVLPRGLAARSGLRVGDRILAVNGQDVREATHQEAVSALLRPCLELVLLVRRDPPPPGMRELCIQKAPGERLGISIRGGAKGHAGNPCDPTDEGIFISKVSPTGAAGRDGRLRVGLRLLEVNQQSLLGLTHGEAVQLLRSVGDTLTVLVCDGFDTSTATPEVSPGVIANPFAAGLGRRNSLESISSIDRELSPEGPGKVRAARSQQPLGWEPKAIGPDHCLLCSQEKELPGQIPLWGPEATGRSPESLKPACQAPAATPGAGSVQRVLPGSGEMAEVPCSPGHQQPPSPPSPAELPANVKQAYRTFAAVPGLHPPLDTPAQPPMPGPTASPEQLSFRERQKYFELEMRVPQAEGPPKRVSLVGADDLRKMQEEEARKLQQKKAQMLREAAADTVRPEADAPEDEEPEEEPPWAGQGPAAEGLGPASPPPQGGGAPVRTAKAERRHQERLRVQSPELPAPERALSPAERRALEAEKRALWRAARMKSLEQDALRAQMVLSKSQEGRSKRGPLERLAEAPSPAPTPSPTPLEDLGPQTGTSPGRLALSGRKFDYRVFAALPSSRPVYDMQSPDFTEELRSLEPPPSPGLPEEDGEVAMVLLGRPSPGSAGPEEVALCSSRRAVRPGRRGLGPVPS from the exons ATGCTCAAGTGCATCCCGCTCTGGCGCTGCAACCGGCACGTGGAGTCGGTGGACAAGCGGCACTGCTCGCTGCAGGCCGTGCCCGAGGAGATCTACCGGTACAGCCGCAGCCTGGAGGAGCTGCTCCTCGACGCCAACCAGCTGCGCGAGCTGCCCAAG CCCTTCTTTAGGCTACTGAACCTGCGCAAGCTGGGCCTGAGCGACAATGAGATCCAGCGGTTGCCTCCGGAGGTGGCCAACTTCATGCAGCTGGTGGAGCTGGATGTGTCCCGGAATG ACATCCCTGAGATTCCTGAGAGCATCAAGTTCTGCAAAGCTCTGGAGATTGCTGACTTCAGTGGGAATCCCTTGTCCAG GCTCCCCGAAGGCTTCACTCAGCTACGCAGTCTGGCTCACCTGGCGCTAAATGACGTGTCCCTGCAGGCGCTGCCTGGGGACGTGGGCAA CCTTGCCAACCTGGTGACCCTGGAGCTCCGGGAGAATCTGCTCAAGTCCCTGCCTGC GTCCCTGTCTTTCCTGGTCAAGCTGGAACAGCTGGATTTGGGAGGCAACGATCTGGAAGTGCTG CCTGACACCCTGGGGGCCCTGCCCAACCTGAGGGAGCTGTGGCTGGACCGGAACCAGCTATCTGCCCTGCCCCCG GAGCTCGGGAATCTGCGGCGCCTGGTGTGCCTGGACGTGTCTGAGAACCGGCTGGAGGAGCTGCCTGCGGAGCTTGGGGGGCTGGTGCTGCTCACTGACCTGTTGCTCTCCCAGAATCTGCTGCAGCGGCTTCCGGACGGCATCG GTCAGCTGAAGCAGTTGTCCATCTTGAAGGTGGACCAGAATCGCCTGTGTGAGGTGACAGAAGCCATCGGGGACTGTGAGAACCTGTCGGAGCTGATCCTCACAGAGAACCTGCTGACG GCCCTGCCCCACTCCTTGGGGAAACTGACCAAGCTGACCAACCTCAACGTGGACCGGAACCACCTAGAGGTACTGCCACCCGAGATTGGGGGTTGCGTGGCACTCAGCGTCCTCTCTTTGAGGGACAACCGCCTGGCCGTCCTGCCACCAGAGCTTGCCCACACAGCTGAGCTACACGTGCTGGATGTGGCGGGCAACAG gctgcaGAGTCTGCCATTCGCACTCACGCACCTCAACCTGAAGGCCTTGTGGCTAGCAGAGAACCAGGCGCAGCCCATGCTTCGGTTCCAGACCGAGGATGACGCCCAGACAGGCGAGAAGGTGCTCACCTGCTACCTGCTGCCTCAGCAGCCGCTGCCCAGCCTTG AGGACCCTGGGCTGCGGAGCAGCCCTTCGGAAAGCTGGGGTGACGCCCCGCTCAGCCGTGTCAGCGTCATCCAGTTCCTGGAGGCCCCCGTGGGTGACGACGACCCGGAGGAAGCCGCTGCTGAGAAACGG GGTCTGCAGCGTCGGGCTACGCCACACCCCAGCGAGCTCAAGGTGATGAAGAGGGGTGTGGAGCGCCGGAGCGAAGCCACCTCCTGCAGGCCTGACCCTGTGCCACCCTCACCCTCCGAGGAG GAGAAGAGGCTGAGCATTGAGTCTGGCCTGAGTGCAGACTCGCACCTGTCTGCCGGCACAGCCTCCCAGGGCGAGCCTGAGGGCCCGCTGGctgaggaggaggggctgagccAGCAGGAACCCATGCCAGCCACCCAGGAGGAGGTCATGGAGGAGACCTACGAGGAG CTCTCACAGCCCACCGTGCGCTTCGCGGAGGACACGCTGCTCCTGCCCAGGGAGGATGGCGAGAGTGAGGAGGGCCAGCCAGAGGCGCCCTGGCCCCTGCCAGGGGGCAGACAGAGGCTCATCCGCAAAGACACGCCCCACTACAAGAAGCACTTCAAGATCTCCAAGCTGCCCCAGCCTGAGGCCGTGGtggccctcctgcaggggacacCGCCAGACAGTGAGGGCccggtgggggctgggggctggcacAACGGCCCGCACATGTCCTGGGCTCCGagagcagaggaagaggaggaaggcgaggctgaggaggaagaggacggggcggcggcagcggcggagGAGGAGAAGGCGGCTGCCTCCGCACCCTCTGTCAAG GCCAATAACCTGCTGATAGAGCCCGCTCGCATTGAGGAGGAAGAG CTGACGCTCACCATTGTGCGGCAGACTGGGGGCCTGGGCATCAGCATTGCGGGTGGCAAGGGCTCCACACCCTATAAGGGGGATGACGAG GGCATTTTCATTTCCCGGGTGTCTGAGGAGGGCCCTGCAGCTCGGGCTGGGGTCCGAGTAGGTGACAAGCTCCTTGAG GTGAACGGCGTGGCCCTGCAGGACGCGGAGCACCAGCAGGCTGTGGAGGCGCTGCGTGGGGCGGGCGCCACCGTGCACATGCGGCTGTGGCGGGAGCGCATGGTGGAGCCTGAGAACGCGGTGACCGTCACGGCCCTGCGGCCCGAGGACGACTACAGCCCGCGGGAGCGGCGAGGGGGCAGCCTGCGCCTGCCCCTGCTCCCACCCGAGCCCCCCAGGCCCCCCCGCCAGCGCCACGTGGCCTGCCTTGTGCGCAGCGAGAAGGGGCTGGGCTTCAGCATCGCAGGCGGGAAAGGCTCCACGCCCTACCGGGCCGGCGACGGG GGCATCTTCATCTCCCGCATCGCTGAGGGGGGCGCCGCCCACCGGGCAGGCACCCTGCAGGTCGGCGACCGCGTCCTTTCT ATCAACGGGGTGGACATGACCGAGGCCAGGCACGACCATGCCGTCTCCCTGCTGACCGCCGCCTCGCCCACCATCGCCCTGTTGCTGGAGCGGGAGGCTGGGGGGCCCCGAGCCCCGAGCCCTCCGccccactcctccccaccccccactgctgCCCCTGCTGCCCCAGGGGAGCCCGGGCCTCTGAGGCTGTCCCCTGGTTTGCTGGCCGCTGCCCTGGAGGGGCCGTACCCAGTGGAG GAGATCTGTCTGCCCAGAGCAGGGGGCCCCTTGGGGCTCAGCATCGTTGGGGGCTCCGACCACTCCAGCCACCCATTCGGTGTCCAGGAGCCTGGCGTGTTCATTTCTAAG GTGCTCCCGCGGGGCCTGGCTGCACGCAGCGGCCTGCGGGTCGGGGACCGCATCCTGGCAGTGAATGGGCAGGATGTGCGGGAGGCCACGCACCAGGAAGCGGTCAGCGCCCTGCTCCGGCCCTGCCTGGAGCTGGTACTGCTCGTGCGGAGGGACCCGCCGCCCCCGGGCATGCGGGAACTCTGCATCCAGAAGGCCCCCGGGGAGAGGCTGGGCATCAGCATCCGTGGGGGCGCCAAGGGCCACGCCGGAAACCCCTGCGACCCCACCGATGAGGGCATTTTCATCTCCAAG GTGAGCCCCACGGGAGCAGCTGGGCGAGACGGCCGTCTGCGGGTGGGGCTGCGGCTGCTGGAGGTGAACCAGCAGAGCCTGCTGGGCCTGACACACGGCGAGGCCGTGCAACTGCTGCGCAGCGTGGGCGACACCCTGACCGTGCTGGTCTGCGACGGTTTTGACACCAGCACTGCCACCCCCGAG GTGTCCCCAGGCGTCATCGCCAACCCCTTCGCGGCTGGCCTTGGCCGCCGGAACAGCCTGGAAAGCATCTCCTCCATCGACCGGGAGCTGAGCCCTGAGGGCCCCGGCAAGGTCAGAGCCGCCCGCAGCCAGCAGCCCCTGGGCTGGGAGCCTAAGGCCATTGGCCCCGACCACTGTCTCCTCTGCTCACAGGAGAAGGAGCTGCCCGGACAGATCCCACTGTGGGGCCCGGAGGCCACG GGTCGGAGCCCAGAGAGCCTGAAGCCGGCCTGCCAAGCCCCGGCTGCCACCCCTGGCGCTGGCAGCGTGCAGAGG GTGCTGCCTGGAAGTGGAGAGATGGCTGAGGTCCCCTGCTCCCCTGGCCACCAGCAG CCCCCGTCCCCGCCCTCCCCTGCCGAGCTGCCGGCCAACGTGAAGCAAGCCTATAGGACGTTCGCGGCTGTGCCCGGCCTACACCCGCCTCTGGACACCCCTGCCCAG CCCCCCATGCCCGGGCCCACGGCCTCGCCGGAGCAGCTGTCCTTCCGCGAGCGGCAGAAATACTTCGAGCTGGAGATGCGGGTGCCCCAGGCCGAGGGCCCCCCTAAGCGCGTGTCGCTGGTGGGCGCCGACGACCTGCGGAagatgcaggaggaggagg CCCGCAAGCTACAGCAGAAGAAGGCACAGATGCTGCGCGAGGCAGCGGCCGACACGGTGCGCCCAGAAGCTGATGCTCCTGAGGACGAGGAGCCTGAGGAGGAGCCACCCTGGGCCGGCCAGGGCCCCGCGGCTGAAGG GCTCGGCCCCGCGTCTCCCCCACCGCAGGGAGGCGGTGCCCCAGTGCGGACGGCCAAGGCCGAGCGGCGCCACCAGGAGCGGCTTCGCGTGCAGAGCCCCGAGCTGCCGGCCCCAGAGCGGGCCCTGTCCCCAGCTGAGCGCCGCGCCCTGGAGGCGGAGAAGCGGGCGCTGTGGAGGGCGGCCAG GATGAAGTCCCTGGAGCAGGACGCCCTCCGCGCACAGATGGTCCTCAGCAAGTCCCAGGAGGGCCGAAGCAAGCGGGGGCCCCTGGAGCGCCTGGCCGAGGCCCCCTCGCCCGCACCCACCCCGTCACCCACGCCCTTGGAAG ACCTCGGCCCCCAGACCGGCACCTCCCCAGGACGATTG GCCTTGTCTGGGAGGAAGTTTGACTACAGGGTGTTTGCCGCCCTCCCCTCTTCCAGACCTGTCTATGACATGCAG TCCCCAGATTTCACTGAGGAGCTGAGGTCCTTGGAACCACCTCCAAGCCCAG GTCTGCCAGAGGAGGATGGAGAGGTGGCCATGGTGCTTCTGGGCAGGCCCTCTCCAGGCTCCGCGGGTCCCGAGGAGGTGGCCTTGTGCAGCAGCCGCCGGGCCGTGCGGCCAGGGCGCCGGGGCCTGGGCCCAGTACCCTCCTAG